In the Halococcus salsus genome, TGCGTTCTGACACGTCGTTTTGATACCAAGTCCGTCGGCAGAAACATCTGCTCCACCGTTAGTGATATCTTGGACTTCGCCAGCGGGATCGTCGACTTCGGAAGCGTTAACCGTAGCGACCGCACCAAGTTCTTCGGCCTTGTCGAGGTTCTCGTCTTTGAGATCCACCCCGATTACATTACCACCAAGCGCATCAGCGATGTGGACGGCTGAAAGACCGATGCCACCACACCCGTGAATTACCACGTCATCACCGGCGCTCACGGGTGCGCGATGCGCCATCGCGTGAAACGAGGTCATGAACCGGCAACCACACCCCGCAGCCGTTTCGGCGTCGATACTGTCTGGGAGCGGCACGGCGTTGACATCGGCGTGTGGGATGTGAACTTCCTCAGCGAATGCACCGGGGGCTTGGTTCATGAACCCAAGCCCAACGTGGTTCTCACAGATGTTCTCGCGACCGTTCCGGCACAGGTCACAAGTACCACACGCGAGGTTGAACGGAATTGCGATTTCTTGACCCTCTTCGACGGTTTCAACATCCTCACCGACGGAAACGATACGGGCAGTGGGTTCATGGCCAAGAACGTGTGGCGGATCAGGCCGGTATCCGAACCAGTCCCAATCTCCCTGCCAACAATGCCAATCTGATCGGCAGACACCACACCCAATGAGTTTGGCGACAGCCCCATCGGGTTCTGGTTCAGGACGGTCGACGTCCTGGACGGTCAACGGCTCCTGAAACTCCTCCAGTACTACTGCCTGCATGGCAGTTACACCCATACCCGGCCACATAATGAATGTTTTGAAAAAATACGTAGGATTTCAGCCAGTAAGATTATTTTGAAATGTAGAATCCAGTTTGAGATTATAATATCTTCATAGCAGGGCCGCTTATGAGAGATTCTAATTTGAATATCATGAATCATACTGTGTGGAATCTACATTGTCTAACACCACTTCTGAGTCTAATCGGAGATCAGGCAGGAAAGACGGTTTGTCAATATGAAATCAGAAAATCTTATGCATCAGGGTGGGTGTGAGATGATAACACGTGACATCTAACTCTCAGCCGTCGGCCGAGAGTTCACAAGAGGTTATTGAGAGACATGAGCAAGCTGCACGAGAGCTGATTCAAGACCGAGAGCTTCAACTATATATCGGAGGTGAGTGGGTAGACAGTACCGGTAGCGAACTATTAGACATTTACGACCCGACCACTGGGAGAAAACTGGCGACAGCTCAGGCCGGAAATGATGCTGACATCGAACGAGCTGTTACAGCTGCGTGGCGTGGCTTCGAGACTTGGGATGATAAATCGGTAGCCCAACAACAAGTCATTCTTTCAGAGATAGCGAGCCGAATCGAAGCCCGACAGGAAGAGTTCGCAAGACTTGATGCACTTGATAACGGCAAACCATTAGTAGAAGCCCGAGATGACATTGATCTTGTTGTAGATCATTTTCGGTATTTTGCAGGCGCGGCCCGGACGTTGGAAGGAACAACTATCCCCGCAGAAGATGACCAACACATAGAGACGGTTCGGGAGCCGTATGGCGTTGTCGGCCAAATAATTCCTTGGAACTTCCCACTATTGATGGCCGCATGGAAGCTTGCGCCAGCTCTGGCAGCAGGAAATGCTGTAGTGTTGAAACCTGCCGAAGAAACCCCATTATCGTTAGTTGAATTCATCCGCGAAATCGATGATCTCATTCCAGATGGACTACTGAATATTGTCACTGGCTACGGTCCCGAGGCTGGTGCATCGCTCGTTGAACACCCGCGCGTGCGCAAGATTGCGTTCACCGGATCAACGGAGGTCGGTCGCGGCGTGATGAAGGGAGCAGCGAATACCCTCAAGGACATCTCCTTGGAATTGGGTGGCAAAAGTCCACTTATCATTTTCCCAGACGCGGCTCTCGATCGAGCGGTTGAGGTCGCCATCGACGCGATGTTCTACAACGCTGGG is a window encoding:
- a CDS encoding zinc-dependent alcohol dehydrogenase family protein, with the protein product MQAVVLEEFQEPLTVQDVDRPEPEPDGAVAKLIGCGVCRSDWHCWQGDWDWFGYRPDPPHVLGHEPTARIVSVGEDVETVEEGQEIAIPFNLACGTCDLCRNGRENICENHVGLGFMNQAPGAFAEEVHIPHADVNAVPLPDSIDAETAAGCGCRFMTSFHAMAHRAPVSAGDDVVIHGCGGIGLSAVHIADALGGNVIGVDLKDENLDKAEELGAVATVNASEVDDPAGEVQDITNGGADVSADGLGIKTTCQNAVNSLRKGGTHVQIGLTTSEEEGMVPLPVDDFVSKEIDFHGSLGLQPSRYSEMLDMIESSKLDPTTLVNKTIDIHEVPDELAAMTDFNTLGIPVCTDFTS
- a CDS encoding aldehyde dehydrogenase family protein, whose product is MTSNSQPSAESSQEVIERHEQAARELIQDRELQLYIGGEWVDSTGSELLDIYDPTTGRKLATAQAGNDADIERAVTAAWRGFETWDDKSVAQQQVILSEIASRIEARQEEFARLDALDNGKPLVEARDDIDLVVDHFRYFAGAARTLEGTTIPAEDDQHIETVREPYGVVGQIIPWNFPLLMAAWKLAPALAAGNAVVLKPAEETPLSLVEFIREIDDLIPDGLLNIVTGYGPEAGASLVEHPRVRKIAFTGSTEVGRGVMKGAANTLKDISLELGGKSPLIIFPDAALDRAVEVAIDAMFYNAGECCCAGTRLFVHESLCDEFTQKFADAADDIVLGDPLLEKTEMGPKISPRQVQRTERYIHLAEEVGGQIVTGDKQLGEGRLAGGYFVVPTVVEGAPHRTRVAQEEIFGPVELVFEWSDYDNLIDRVNDVSFGLAAGIVSENISTTRRAARDIEAGNIWVNQYNEFPAGQPFGGYKQSGIGREIGKETIKAYTQTKTLNFKID